CAAATAGGTTAACTAGTTTAAGCGTTAATTCATGCCCAAAAAAAACACTGTTATACCAGCTTACATCAACGCGGCTCCAGGCTCCAATATCCGGAAAACCTTCCATTGCGCCCACATAATTGTATTTAAGTGTTAGGATTTGGTCATTGAACAATACCGTGCGTAAGCCTGCATTGATTGTTGTACTGGTTACTCCCGGCAAACGGTGGGTAGCCTTATCTTCTGGATTTGCTTTTGCATCGACATAGCTGGCATTAAAAAGCAGCGATGATTTACTGGAAAGTCTTACATCGTTCGACCACTCAACACCCCAAAAATATTCCTCGTCTCCGGAGTTGTAGAGCTCAACCGGAGTATTTACGTTATAAACAATTTTAATGTTATCTACTTGTTTGGATTGGTAGAGCGAAATGTTTGTGGCGTAGCTTTCGAACTGCTGATAAAAGCTCAACTCCACCGATTCAAACTTCTCTGATGCCGGCGTTTGTGTTTCCACGAAATCAGCGGTCTGACGAATCCAGGTACTCGGTGCAATAAACCCTTTTCCGTAAGCCAGGTTAATGTGGCTGTGCGGCGTTAGATGATAAAACATACCCAGTTGCGGCAAAATTTCATAGTCGTCGTAATAGGAATATTTTTCTGCCCTTGCGCCTACCTCTAACTCCAAATCGTTATTTAATCGGAATTCAGCTAGGCCAAACAGCGATATATTGTCGAAATTGTCGACATAATCGATAGAACGTATATCTTTATTTTGTGTGTACTCCAGTCCGCTAATAATAGAGGCCTCCTCACTGGCTTGATATTCCAATTTGTACTCCAGACCATAGTATTTGCCGCTGTATTCTTCCCCATCAGGCGCCAAATATAATTCGCCTTCATACACACCCTTCCACAGACCCTCGGAATCATTGTAGTAAACCCGCGTATCGGCCATCAAGGTTTGCAAATATTCCTGATGGTATTTTAACTGCAGTGAGGTTTGGTTAATGTCGTAACGGTTACCGTGGTCATTAAAGTCGGTACCGAATAAGCTGTTCGGCCAACCAATACTGCTGCGACTCAATTGAGCACGAAATTCGAGCTGTTCATCTTTTAATTTAACAGATGCTCGATTCGCTGTTAGCGTGTTAAAACCATCTGCACTTACATTAAACTCATCGTAAACTGGTGGCGTACCATCTGGAAAATACATTGACAGCGATTCACCGTTTGAATTCATGCTACTAGCAGATAGGCTGAGCTTATAGCTACTTATGCGTGCGCCATAAGCAAAGTGCAACCCTTTTTCATCAGGGCTCGCGGCTCGTGCAGTTAAGCGTACACCTTCGGTATTATCGCGTGTTTTGACATTGATAACACCAACAAAGGCGCCGCTGCCATAAAGCGTAGAACTGGGCCCCATCAGTACTTCAATGTTTTCAATATCTTCAATTTCTACAGGCGCTGCACCATTTAGAATATTGTAGTTGTCCGATTTCATCGCCATGGTCTGGCCATCGACGAGTAACAATATCTTATCCAACGATAATCTTTGCCCGCGAACCACCAAGCGATCCAGATACCAGTTTTTCTGTAACTGAAACCCGGGTTGATCGGCTAAAGCTTCCATAATATTGCGATAGCCGTTTTCCCTGATCTGTTGACGGGTAATGACATGAACGGTTTGGGGTATTTGGTACAAGCGTTGTTTCTTCTTGCCTGCAACCTCGACCTCCACCTGCATCAGCTCTTCGAGACTGAGCGAAAACAAATCCGGTCCATTACCACTACTGTATGACGGGTTAGAAGCAACACACATAAACAGAGCTAGCCCTACGGCATTGCGTTTTAGCAAGCGAATTCGCGTCAACAGTAAGCTACCTGTAAAGTTCTTAAGGGTCGGCTAAAAATGTATATCCCTAACCTGATCACTTTTGTAAGCCAAGGCACGGGATCTCGGAGAGATGGCAGGGCTCTTCAGCGCGATCTGCTCTGCCCCTGACTCAATTCAGTGACCGTAAGGCGCGCAGAACAACATTAAGGACAGTCGCGTAATTACCCCCTCCATAAAGCGTAGTAAACTCTGGCATTAATACAATTTTGATGGACAAAAGAAAGCAACTTGAGTAAGGGTGCACAGAGATGAATCAAGAATTGAGTTTTTCTTATAAATCCATATTGTTAGTAGTCGAGCGACTAAGGGATGTCATATATGCTAACCTGGAAGAAGTTTGCTCAAGCAGGAATTTTGTCCTAATTATGCTTAGGCATTGCAACAAAGGCCGTCTTTTCTCTCTCGTTGAAACCGAAGCTATTATAAAAATTTAAGATTTTTTCGTCCTTACACCCTGTCAGCAACATTACTTTGTAGCAAGCTCTCATCCAAGCTCAATCTAAAACACGGTTCAACAGTGACTTACCAAAACCTTTATTGCGATAGTCTCGAAGGCTTTTCGCATATTTTTCACTTTCGACACATCCCACTGACTAATATCGGAATTGAACACCGAAGCACCTTGAAACATTTCTTCCAAACTCGCGTTACTGGAAAGTTTCCAGGTGCTAATGTCACCGTTAAAGTTAGATGCTCCCCGAAACATGCTTTTCGTCGTTGTTACTTTGGAGACATCCCAGGTATCCAGGTTTTGATTGAAGGCCTTGGCATTTTGAAAAGTACTTTGCATGGTGGTCACATTACCGACGTCCCAGCCACCCAGGTTCTGATCGAACCTTCCGGCGTTATTGAACATGTTCGACATATCCGTCACTGCCGACACATCCCAGGCACTGATATCGGAATCAAAAAAATCCGAACCCGCAAACATAGAGCTCATGTTGGTAACCGCCGATACATCCCAGTCGTTCAGCTCCCCGGCCAGGTTATCTGCGTTGTGGAACATACTTCCCATATTCAGCACTTGCGCTAAATCGGGGTTTTCCAGGTCGTTGATGACCAGGTTCACACAATTGAAGAAGGCGCGTCGCATCGATAGCCAGGGGCGCTGCCCCCATTGCTCAACCGATAAAAGTTTGGCCGAATCCGTGAGGCTGCTATCAAAGGTGTTTGTAAAATAGGGCTGGGGGAAAATCCCTGTAATCGATACCTGGTACTCGCTGGGCACCGCATAGGTATGGACGATATCTCCCGTCACGTTTTCATCGACACTGCCATCACCCCAATCAACGCGGTAGTTGTAAGAAAAATCGGGCGCCGTCGAAATTGCAATTTGGTTGTCGTCAGTCACGCCTGGATTATCGGTTTTCCAAGTGGTGATAAATGCCGTTTCCTCCAGTATGGTAATGTCGACGCTCGAATCGCTGCTGCCCAATACGTTGCTGGCGCTAATCGTGATCGTTGTTGTCGCTTGTGTGCTCGTGGGCGTCCCCGTGATATCACAACTGGTGCCATCGTCAGAGACGGTTACGCTAAGCCCAACCGGTAAATCAAGCGAACTACAGTCCGTTGGTTCGCCGCCGCTATTGTTTAAACCGAACGTGGAAGCGAGGCCTTGGTAATAAGTAATCGCCTTTGTCTTGAGTTGTGGCGCAGTAAAGAGTCCGCCATCGCTGATGGACCATGAGAACACATCCGTTAATACGTTCCTGGCTTCTTGTGCTGCGTTGGTAAATCGTACTGCTCCCACATCTAGCTGCAGACCTTCTTGCACACTCTGAATAGCCCAGCCATTCAGCAAGGCGTTATAGTTTTCGAAGCTTAACGCGGTATCTACCAGCATGTTGGACATTTGAGCGACATTCGAAATGTTCCAGCTTCCGAGGTTTTGATCAAAGGATGAGGCTCCAAAAAACATCTGCTCCATGGTCGTTACCGCAGAGACATCCCAAGCACGGATGTCTTGATTAAAAAGCTCGGCGTTTCTGAATAGCACTTTCATATTGGTAACCGCCGCCACATTCCAAATACCAATGTTTTGATTGAAGGCATCGGCACCATCAAACATGCCTTGCATTGTTGTAACGGCTGAAACGTCCCAGGAGCCGATATCCTGATTGAAGGCATCGGCATCGCCAAACATCCGCGTCATATCGGTAACCGATGACACATCCCAGGTGCTGATGTCCTGATTAAAACCGTCTGCCCCGTTATACAGTTCACGCATGTTGGTTACGGCGGAAACATCCCAATGACCGATATCCGAATTGAAGCCCGAAGCAAAGGTAAACATTCCGGCCATACTGGCCACACGAGACAGGTTTGGCGCCAAGGGGTCATTGATGACCAGGTTGCCGCAAACAGCGAAAGCCTTCTCCATGGATAACCAAGGGCGGTTACCCCATTGCTCTACAGACAGCAGTTTGAAAGCGTCGGATGCGAATTCCTCGTCCAGATCGAACACAATATAGGGCTGAGGATACGTACCGGTAATGCTCACCGTGTACACCCCTGGCTCGGCATAAGTGTGGGTAATATCTCCAGTCACACCGGTATCTTCACTACCATCCCCCCAATCGACATTGAAGTTGTATTCGAAGTCTGGCGAGGTATTGAGCGTGAGTTGATTGTCGGCACTGGAACCAAAATTGTCGGTTCTCCAGGTGGTGATGTAAGGCGATGGTGCTTCGATCTCAATCGCGACAAGCGCGGAGGAGTTACCCGTGGAATTCACCGCCGTGACCGTGAAGTCGGTAAGCACCTGTAAGGAAGTCGCTTCGCCGAGAATCTCGCAAGTTGCTCCATCGAGTGAAGGCTGCACAATCATGCCCTGTGGCAAATCTGAATTGCACTCGCTGATATCACCGCCCCCGAGATTATCCAGTTGTATATCTATCAGCTCACCTTCTACAAAGCTTACTTCTCCGGGGCTTTTCAAGTCTGGCGCGGAAACCGCCACGCTGATTTCAATGTTTACTGTGCTGGAACCGGTCGCATTCCTACCTGTTATGGCATGTACTGTCGCCGCTTGGATTTGTGTCGGAGTACCACTCAGCTCGCAGCTGCTGGAGTCTGCCGATACGGCTAACTGCAAGCCCTGCGGTAGAGAATCTGCCGTACACGCACTCAAATCCCCTCCACCGGAATTTTGTAATTCAAGAGTGCCAATATTCACATTGCTAAAAAATTGCTGAGCGGCCAGGTCCTCAAATGAGGGCGCCTGCAGCATTAATCCGCCGCTGCTGGAACTGCTGAAACTGCTGGAACTGCTGGAACTGCTGGAACTGCTGGAACTGCTGGAACTGCTGGAACTGCTGGAACTGCTGGAACTGCTGGAACTGCTGGAACTGCTGGAACTGCTGGAACTGCTGGAACTGCTACCAGTATTATTATTTCCGCTGCCTTCGCCACTGCCACTACCACCACAAGCGGCAAGCGTGGATAAGCAAAGAAAAACTACGAACCGGCCAAAGCTACAAGCTTGCTTCATAAAAACCCCGAAAATCATAAATATCAAAATTCCGGTGGGTGCATGCCACCGGCAATCAAACTATCAACAAGCCGAATTGTTCAGACTCGAGATACATAGCGGAGAAAATAAACAACAAGCGTTTGTAAAAGCGTGGTTATGAGCGTGGTATTTGTGGCTTAGTAATAAGTAGGCGATAGTTTTTTGATAAGAAACGAAATGAAAGTACAACGGCCCAAAGAAGCTCTGCCATTTTTGGGTTTTTTATTTATTTGGGAGCCGCTTACATTTCAGTTAACATACCCCGCTTTCCAAGCCGCGTGTGTTCAAACAATAATGCCTTATGAATCAAGACGTTAAACCCTCACAAGTACAGCTCGAAACCCACACACCCATGATGCAACAATACCTGAGCATCAAAGCTGAACACCCCAATGAATTGGTGTTCTACCGCATGGGCGATTTTTATGAGTTGTTTTATGACGATGCCCGCAAGGCAGCAAAACTATTAGATGTAACCCTAACCGCCCGCGGTAAATCAAACGGCGAACCCATACCCATGGCAGGTGTGCCCTACCATGCTGCTGAGAATTATCTTGCGAAACTGGTGAGGCTCGGTGTTTCAGTAGCAATTTGCGAGCAGGTGGGTGACCCTGCAACATCAAAAGGCCCGGTAGAACGCAAAGTTATGCGCATCGTTACTCCGGGTACAGTGAGTGACGAAGCCCTGCTGGACGAGCATCGCGATAATTTGTTAGTTGCGGTCTGCTGTCGTGAAGAGCATTGGGGAATATCAAGCCTTGATATGGGAAGCGGACGCTTCACCGTGTTTGAGGTCATCGGTGAAGAGGCGTTGGTTGCAGAAATTGAAAGGCTTAAGCCTGCTGAGTTACTTGCACCTGATCTGCTAACGCTGCCAGCGGCAGTCAGCAGCCGTGCCGGTTACCGCAGTCGCCCCGAATGGGAGTTTGACAGAGAAAACGCGCTACGAGCCCTGTGTGCGCATTTCGAAACAAAAGATTTAAATGGCTATGGTTGCGAGGAACTCAACGTTGCCATCGCTGCCGCAGGTTGTCTGTACAGCTACGCACGGGAAACACAACGCACCGAACTTAGCCACATTTCCAGCCTTGTCGTTGAGAACCCTAATAAAACCGTGGGCTTGGATGCTGCCACGCGTCGGAATCTGGAACTGGATATCAATCTTGCCGGTGGCGAGGAAAATACGCTGTTCAGCGTGTTAAATACATCCTCAACGGCGATGGGTGGCCGTTTATTGCGCCGTTGGTTGAACATGCCGTTACGCGACCAGGAAATTCTCGTCGCGAGGCAATCCGCTATTGCCGACCTGCAGCAGCACTTCCTGTTCGAATCTCTCAGCGAAATTCTGAAACACGTCGGTGATCTGGAGCGTATTTTAGGGCGTGTCGCACTGCGCTCAGCGAGACCCAGAGACTTATCCCGTTTGCTCAGTTCGCTTGCTCTTTATCCGGAAATTCACAATCTCTTACGGGGCTGCGATGCTCCTAAAATACAGCAGTTACTCAGAGATATCAGTGAATTCCCGGAGCTTGTCGAAGTACTCGATTGCGCACTCGTCGAAAATCCACCAGTTGTGATCCGCGAGGGCGGTGTCATCGCCGAAGGTTACGATGCAGAACTGGATGAATTGCGGGGCATCAGTAGCAATGCTGGCGATTTTCTCGTAAAGCTCGAAACTCAGGAACGTGAACGCACCGGATTGAGCACTCTAAAAGTCGGCTATAACCGCGTACACGGTTACTACATCGAGATCAGCAAATCGCAGGCTGACCAGGCTCCAGCGGAATACATTCGCCGACAAACGCTAAAAAACGCCGAACGTTTTATCACACCGGAATTAAAGACCTTCGAAGACAAAGCGCTATCGGCCAAAAGTCGCGCGCTCAGTCGCGAAAAAGGCTTGTACGACGCTCTTATTGAACACCTCAACGAACACTTAAGGGAACTGCAAATATCCGCTGCTGCCGTTTCTGAACTGGATGTTCTCAACACCCTGGCTGAGCGAGCAAGTCAGTTAAATTTCGTATCACCGCATTTCTCAGACGACGGAATTCACATTGAGCAGGGTCGCCACCCTGTTGTCGAGCAGGTACTCGAAACTCCGTTCATCCCCAATGATTTAACGCTGGATTCCCAACAGCGTATGCTGATTATTACCGGCCCTAATATGGGCGGTAAATCCACCTATATGCGTCAAACTGCATTGATTGTTTTGCTGGCGCAAATTGGAAGTTATGTACCGGCGCACGCTTGTAGGCTGAGCCTGGTGGATCGTATATTCACCCGCATCGGTTCGTCTGACGATCTCGCGGGCGGGCGCTCCACCTTTATGGTGGAAATGACTGAAACGGCCAATATTCTCAACAATGCCACCGCGCACAGCCTGGTATTAATGGATGAAATCGGACGGGGCACATCCACCTATGATGGTCTCTCACTCGCTTGGGCCTGTGTGGAACATCTCGCCGAAAAGCTCAAAGCATACACACTGTTTGCAACCCATTACTTCGAAATCACTGCACTGCCCGAGCAACTAAAAGGCGTGAGCAATGTGCACCTGGATGCCACGGAGCATCACGACAACATTGTGTTCTTGCACAACATCCAGACCGGGCCGGCAAATAAAAGCTACGGCCTGCAAGTTGCCAAGCTAGCAGGCATTCCAACGCCCGTACTGCAGCAAGCCAAGGCCGTACTGGCAAAGCTGGAGTCGGGTAACCCCAAGCAGCAAGTAGCACCCCGCCAACAGCCCAGCCCTCAGGTGGATATGTTCGCAACACCGGAGCCCAGCCCGGTTGAACGTGAACTGGAAGCTATAAATCCTGATGACTATAGCCCCCGGCAAGCCCTGGAATTACTGTATAGATTGAAAGATTTGCTGTGAAACCGTAACACTCAAATAAGCCTGATCGCAGCGTGCACAGGGCATTTCGAGACTATGCCAATCCGCCGCTACCTGTTAGAATGCCGCCCTTTTCGAACACAGCCCCGAGGTTAATGCAATGACATTCGTAGTTGGTGAAAACTGCATAAAATGTAAGCACACAGATTGTGTGGAGGTGTGCCCGGTTGACTGCTTCTATGAAGGCCCCAACTTCCTGGTGATCCACCCCGATGAATGCATCGACTGCGCGCTTTGCGAACCTGAATGTCCGGTTGATGCCATCTTCTCCGAAGATGAGCTGCCAAGCGATCAAGAGGCATTTCTTGAGTTAAACGCCGAACTGGCGGAAGTTTGGCCCAACATTACCGAAAAGAAAGATGCTCCCGAAGATGCCGAAGAGTGGGATGGTGTTGAAGGCAAGCTGCAGTACCTCGAGCGCTAAACTGCTCGCCCCTACCCACTCAACAATTGAAGGCCGCGTTCAGCGGCCTTAATTCAATATAAACACCCGAAAACATACAGGTTCCGATACCGATGCGGCTAGTTTCCTGGAATGTCAACGGCTTGCGCGCCGTCGTCAAAAAAGATTTTTTCGAATCACTGGTGAGCATGAACCCCGATGTACTGTGCCTTCAGGAAACCAAAGCACAGGACGACCAAGTTATCGCTGCGCTTGCGGAACTCGAGGGCTACCATGTTTTCAGCAATTCGGCGGTAAAAAAAGGCTACTCCGGTACAGCGATCCTGACACGGCACGAGCCTCTCGCTATCCGTTGCGATATTGGCGTTGACGAGCACGATCAGGAAGGGCGTGTGATCTGCGCTGAATACGAAAAGTATTTTCTGATAACGGTGTATGTGCCCAACAGTGGCAGCGAATTGAAACGCCTAGACTACCGCCAAACCTGGGACACAGACTTCCTGGCTTATCTTAAAAATCTGGAACAAACCAAACCTGTGATAGTGTGTGGCGATTTTAACGTTGCGCATACCGAAATCGATTTGGCACGCCCCAAACCAAACTACAATAAATCCGCCGGTTTCATGCAAGAAGAAATTGATGGCATGGACAATTATATCGCCGGCGGTTTTGTGGATTCCTACCGGCACTTTTATCCGGCGGAACAAAAATATTCCTGGTGGAGTTATCGCGCTGGCGCGCGCGCCAAGAATGTTGGGTGGAGAATTGATTATTTTTTGTGTTCCCCAACTTTGCTCGACAACATTGTTGATGCCGGAATTGACAACGATATATTTGGTTCCGATCATTGCCCGGTGTGGTTGGATATTGTTTAGCCGGTCGACAAATCTAGGTTACCGCCATCTTTTAAAAACCTCCTAAATTTAAAACGGAATTTAGCAACCAATTGTGTTACCAGTTGAACGTGGCAGCGCAGCTATGGCGCGACACAAAGCCGAAACCACTAGTAGTACGAAGCAAACCCCTCTCGTTAATAAAATGTCCTTTGTTAAACTGGATCCCAGCCTCAGTTGCATCGATGCAATTAGGCAGATTGGAATGGGTGGCGGCTACGTTTACCTTGTCGGTCGATGTGTTATCTATTGCTAGGTGATGGCGATGAATGGATGAGACAGGCTCTTAAACTCATAAACCAAGCCAGAACATCGCCAATAAATTACCCTCCAACAGCGCAGGCCGCCAAGCTACTCTGGTTACGAACCTCATAATTTTCAGAAGCCGGCGCGCCAAACAAAAAAAGGCTGCCTAATCGGCAGCCTCTTTTCATTAGAAGGATTGCAGGGTTTACGGAATTACATCGCTCCGAAGAGTGCGCTGGCATCCAGACCCTGCTTTTCGAGAATATCGCGCAAACGGCGTAAAGCTTCAACCTGAATCTGGCGCACACGTTCTCTTGTTAAACCAATTTCGCGACCAACCTCTTCAAGTGTGCTGGTTTCATGGCCACGCAAGCCAAAGCGACGAGCGACCACTTCTCTCTGCTTTTCGCTCAATTCGTCTAACCAGCCATTCAAGCTCGTGCTTAAATCGCTGTCTTCGAGCAGCTCAACAGGGTCAGAAACCTGCTGATCCGGCACTGTGTCGACCACGGTTTTTTCTGAACTCGGACCAATGGGCGCATCCATGGATGTAACGCGTTCGTTTAAAGCCAACATACGCTCAACATCTTCAACTGGCTTTTCGAGAAGTACGGCGATTTCTTCGGGTGAAGGTTCGTGATCGAGTTTTTGTGAAAGTTCCCGCGCCGCGCGCAGGTAAACATTTAATTCTTTAACAACGTGAATAGGCAGACGAATAGTGCGGGTCTGGTTCATAATTGCACGTTCTATGGTCTGGCGAATCCACCAGGTGGCATAGGTTGAGAAGCGGAAGCCGCGCTCTGGGTCAAACTTTTCAACAGCGCGTATAAGACCCAGGTTACCCTCTTCTATGAGGTCTAACAGTGCCAGGCCGCGATTGACGTAACGACGAGAAATCTTAACAACGAGGCGCAAATTACTCTCGATCATGCGCTTGCGGGCAGCTTCATCGCCCTTCAAGGCACGACGTGCAAAGTACACTTCTTCTTCAGCACTTAACAGCGGTGAAAAGCCGATTTCGTTGAGGTAAAGTTGCGTCGCATCGAGATTGCGTTGATAGGCATCGTCAACATCCGACTGTGATGTTTTAGAGCCACGATTTCGCTGTTTAACGGATGAACTGTCGGAATCGCTGTATTCATCCATATCAAAATCGGAACCCTGTTGGATGAGCGTTTCCTGCTCAAGAGAAGCGTAAGACAATACTGTATCGAGTTCTTGAATTGCCATGACCTGACCCCTGTGACGTAGGTTATCCTCGCGAGGCTTTATTTATCTCTCGCACGTTATTTATAAGCATCGCCAGAAAACACCTTGATTAGATTTCTTGTTTTGCCGCCGAGTACCACATAATGTCGGCCGACAATGAAAATCTTTAATCTTTCCGACTTTCTCCTGCTACTTTCTCATTAGCCCTGTTTGCGAGGCAAATAACGCATTGGGTCAACTGGATTTCCGTCAAAACGAATTTCAAAGTGCAGTTTGACAGAATCTGTACCGGTAGAGCCCATTTCTGCAATCTTGTCGCCGCTATTCACTTTATCGCCCTCTTTCACCAGTAATCGCTGGTTATGGGCATATGCGCTAAGGTACTTTGCGCTGTGTTTAACGATGATCAGCTTGCCGTAGCCTCGCAAACCGCTCCCGGAATAAACCACTGTTCCAGCAGCAGCCGCACGCACAGGCTCTCCTAATTTCCCCTGAATATCAATACCTTTGTTTAGGCCTCCATTTGAGCTGAAAGTAGCAATTAATTTTCCTGTAGCGGGCCAGCGCCAGGTTTGAGTTTGATTTAAGTCTTTTTTGATGGGTGTGGAAGTTTGAACAACTGATCGATTTTTTGAACGGCCGGTGTCCTTATTTGTCGCCGTTGCAGTTTGCGCCTTAGGTTTAGCGGGAGCGGGGGTTGGTGCCACAGGGGGCATTCTGGAAGTATCGAGCGACAGTTTTTGGCCAGGGTAGATAGCATAGCTTGTGCTCACACCGTTTGCGCGTGCCAGCTCACGATAATCAAGGTTATAACGCCAAGCGATGGAATACAGAGTTTCTCCTTTGGAGACAATATGATAGCGGATACGCTCCCCTGGCGGCGTTCCCCTATCGCTCACTGGGGCGCGATAGTTACCACTAGAGCAAGCGGTTTGCAGCAGCACGATCGGGATAAAAGCGATCAATATTTTGAACATTACACTTTCGTGGCTACCCTGTTTAGTGAGAGTCGTGGCATCTATTGCGTCACTCTTTTATGGTTAAATAGTGCACAAAACTAGAATTTTTTGAAATTAATACGAAAAATTTATTAGAAATAAGTCTATACTGCCTAAGCATATTTTTAACATTTTTTAAATAAATCCGAACTATACCCAGCCTTTCGCTCGGAAACTGGTCATTCTTTTAACTGGTTAAAAGATACTCTACGCGACACGCATTCAACCATAAGTACCAATAATAACCCTAAAGCACAGAATATTAATGCTGCAAATAAATCTGAGCTCTGTCCATTCAATTGCGTATAAGTGTGGGGCAATACATTCTGTTGAACTAAAGGCACCACCTCGCCATGGCGATTAGTTGTGGTTTCGAGTGTATGCTTCCAGGGCCAGGTTACATTTAGTGAACCTATTAAAAACCCAATTAACGTGGCAAGTGTTACCTGGTGAAAGTTATCGAGTAACCAGGAAAGAAACCTCGAGAACACCAACAGCCCCGCAACACAGCCCATGGCAATACTTGCCAAAGCAACAATATCGAGCTCCGAAATAGCAGCGAGAACTACAGGGTAAAGGCCTACCAACAACAAGATAAAACTGCCGGATATCCCCGGTAGAATCATCGCGCAAATCGCGACGAATCCCCCCGCGAACAATATCCACCAATGTCCTGGCAGTTGAGTTGGCGTCGCAATAGATACTCCAAACACGAACAAAGCTCCAAGTGCACAAGCAAGCAGATCTTGCCCGCGCCAACCAGGTTGACGTTTAACAAGCAAAACAATGGAAGCGGCGATTAAGCCCGAGAAAAACGCCCAAACCAGCAAGGGGTGATGGTGAAGCGCATAGCCAATGAGAGCTGCGAACGTTTTAAGGCTAATAAGAATTCCCCCAAACACGGCCAGTAGGAAGAAGCCGTTTATGTGACTCCATGCCGCACCAAAACCTTCTTTAAAAAGAATTTTTATCGCTTGTGGCCCGATTTGCTTCAAGGAATGCAGCAGTTCATCATAAATGCCGGTGATGAGCGCGATAGTGCCACCTGAAACGCCTGGAACAATATCCGCAGCGCCCATGGCCATACCTTTCATTACCAGGGGGAAGTAGTCACGGGCTGAGCGCGACCGATTAATAGGGTCTGTCATTCTGGTAGAGATCCTTATGCTTTTTTTTGTAAACAGGTTCAATAAAACTAGTAACCCAGTAATCAACTAGGTCTTTTTTCGAAGACTTTCGGTTTGGAAGCTCTCAGCGAACTTTAATCTATGAGGAAACCTCCACGCATCACACGATACTGGTAATTCGATTTGGGAACGTTGAATTTTAACGGGTTACCCCGGAGAGTAAG
The DNA window shown above is from Alteromonadaceae bacterium 2753L.S.0a.02 and carries:
- a CDS encoding surface protein — protein: MIFGVFMKQACSFGRFVVFLCLSTLAACGGSGSGEGSGNNNTGSSSSSSSSSSSSSSSSSSSSSSSSSSSSSSSSSSSSSSSSSFSSSSSGGLMLQAPSFEDLAAQQFFSNVNIGTLELQNSGGGDLSACTADSLPQGLQLAVSADSSSCELSGTPTQIQAATVHAITGRNATGSSTVNIEISVAVSAPDLKSPGEVSFVEGELIDIQLDNLGGGDISECNSDLPQGMIVQPSLDGATCEILGEATSLQVLTDFTVTAVNSTGNSSALVAIEIEAPSPYITTWRTDNFGSSADNQLTLNTSPDFEYNFNVDWGDGSEDTGVTGDITHTYAEPGVYTVSITGTYPQPYIVFDLDEEFASDAFKLLSVEQWGNRPWLSMEKAFAVCGNLVINDPLAPNLSRVASMAGMFTFASGFNSDIGHWDVSAVTNMRELYNGADGFNQDISTWDVSSVTDMTRMFGDADAFNQDIGSWDVSAVTTMQGMFDGADAFNQNIGIWNVAAVTNMKVLFRNAELFNQDIRAWDVSAVTTMEQMFFGASSFDQNLGSWNISNVAQMSNMLVDTALSFENYNALLNGWAIQSVQEGLQLDVGAVRFTNAAQEARNVLTDVFSWSISDGGLFTAPQLKTKAITYYQGLASTFGLNNSGGEPTDCSSLDLPVGLSVTVSDDGTSCDITGTPTSTQATTTITISASNVLGSSDSSVDITILEETAFITTWKTDNPGVTDDNQIAISTAPDFSYNYRVDWGDGSVDENVTGDIVHTYAVPSEYQVSITGIFPQPYFTNTFDSSLTDSAKLLSVEQWGQRPWLSMRRAFFNCVNLVINDLENPDLAQVLNMGSMFHNADNLAGELNDWDVSAVTNMSSMFAGSDFFDSDISAWDVSAVTDMSNMFNNAGRFDQNLGGWDVGNVTTMQSTFQNAKAFNQNLDTWDVSKVTTTKSMFRGASNFNGDISTWKLSSNASLEEMFQGASVFNSDISQWDVSKVKNMRKAFETIAIKVLVSHC
- a CDS encoding outer membrane receptor for ferrienterochelin and colicin: MTRIRLLKRNAVGLALFMCVASNPSYSSGNGPDLFSLSLEELMQVEVEVAGKKKQRLYQIPQTVHVITRQQIRENGYRNIMEALADQPGFQLQKNWYLDRLVVRGQRLSLDKILLLVDGQTMAMKSDNYNILNGAAPVEIEDIENIEVLMGPSSTLYGSGAFVGVINVKTRDNTEGVRLTARAASPDEKGLHFAYGARISSYKLSLSASSMNSNGESLSMYFPDGTPPVYDEFNVSADGFNTLTANRASVKLKDEQLEFRAQLSRSSIGWPNSLFGTDFNDHGNRYDINQTSLQLKYHQEYLQTLMADTRVYYNDSEGLWKGVYEGELYLAPDGEEYSGKYYGLEYKLEYQASEEASIISGLEYTQNKDIRSIDYVDNFDNISLFGLAEFRLNNDLELEVGARAEKYSYYDDYEILPQLGMFYHLTPHSHINLAYGKGFIAPSTWIRQTADFVETQTPASEKFESVELSFYQQFESYATNISLYQSKQVDNIKIVYNVNTPVELYNSGDEEYFWGVEWSNDVRLSSKSSLLFNASYVDAKANPEDKATHRLPGVTSTTINAGLRTVLFNDQILTLKYNYVGAMEGFPDIGAWSRVDVSWYNSVFFGHELTLKLVNLFDEKITTYEDSSGAVAIPDRGRHLMLIFSARF
- a CDS encoding DNA mismatch repair protein MutS, with the protein product MNQDVKPSQVQLETHTPMMQQYLSIKAEHPNELVFYRMGDFYELFYDDARKAAKLLDVTLTARGKSNGEPIPMAGVPYHAAENYLAKLVRLGVSVAICEQVGDPATSKGPVERKVMRIVTPGTVSDEALLDEHRDNLLVAVCCREEHWGISSLDMGSGRFTVFEVIGEEALVAEIERLKPAELLAPDLLTLPAAVSSRAGYRSRPEWEFDRENALRALCAHFETKDLNGYGCEELNVAIAAAGCLYSYARETQRTELSHISSLVVENPNKTVGLDAATRRNLELDINLAGGEENTLFSVLNTSSTAMGGRLLRRWLNMPLRDQEILVARQSAIADLQQHFLFESLSEILKHVGDLERILGRVALRSARPRDLSRLLSSLALYPEIHNLLRGCDAPKIQQLLRDISEFPELVEVLDCALVENPPVVIREGGVIAEGYDAELDELRGISSNAGDFLVKLETQERERTGLSTLKVGYNRVHGYYIEISKSQADQAPAEYIRRQTLKNAERFITPELKTFEDKALSAKSRALSREKGLYDALIEHLNEHLRELQISAAAVSELDVLNTLAERASQLNFVSPHFSDDGIHIEQGRHPVVEQVLETPFIPNDLTLDSQQRMLIITGPNMGGKSTYMRQTALIVLLAQIGSYVPAHACRLSLVDRIFTRIGSSDDLAGGRSTFMVEMTETANILNNATAHSLVLMDEIGRGTSTYDGLSLAWACVEHLAEKLKAYTLFATHYFEITALPEQLKGVSNVHLDATEHHDNIVFLHNIQTGPANKSYGLQVAKLAGIPTPVLQQAKAVLAKLESGNPKQQVAPRQQPSPQVDMFATPEPSPVERELEAINPDDYSPRQALELLYRLKDLL